In the genome of Methylomagnum ishizawai, the window ATCGTGGCCCGCACCCCGGACCCCGGTTGGTCGGCGAATTCCGACGCCGCCTCGACCGTGTAGGACATATCCCCGACCTGATGGAATTTGAGGCCGGGCGGCGGCGGCGGTGGGGGGGGCGGCGGTGCGCCGACCTGGGCCTGGGAGCGCTGCATGAGATAGGTTTCCAGCGCCCCCTGGTCGCCGTTCAGCAAGGCCGACAGCACTTCCCGCGAGGCCTTGGCCGGATTCAGGCCATCCTGGCTCGAATACAGGGTCAGCCAGGGTTGCAGCTTGCGGTACAGTTCCGGCGTCATCCCCAGCACCCCGCGCAATTCCTCCAACACCAGGAAATTGCGGTTCTGCGGCAAGGTCTTCAGGCCCGCCGCCTCGTATTCGGGCGCTTCGGCCCCGTGCATCCCTTTCAAATCGTCCGGGTCGCGCCAATCCTGGATGGCGTCGGCCAGGGCCATGGCCTTGTCGTCGTCGTGCAGCAGCAGGTTGAACAGGCCGCGCAAAGTGGTCGGGGTCGCGGCGTTGAGATCGACCTTGCCGCCCTCGTCGTAGACGCGGATCCGCACCCTGGCCTGCTCCGAACCCCACACATACTCGGTGCCATCGGCCCGCCAGCGCAGCTTGGGATTGGGCAACATCAGCATCAGCATGGCGTAATGGACGCCGCCATCGGCCAGGGCCACGGCCTTGGCGCGTTCGTGGGCATGGGTCAGCAACGCCGCCTCGCGCCGGGTGCTGAGGGCGTAGCTCCCCGCCATGATGGTCATCAGGGTGATGACCCATAGCACCAGGATCAGGGCCAGACCCCGCTGGCGGAGGGGAGGAACATGCGGCACCCGGCTACCTCAACATCTGGATTTTGGGGGCGATGACCAAGGCCGGCCAGGGGTCTTCGTTCTCGGGCGTGATTTCCAGCCGGACCAGCGCGGGCAATTGCGGCTCCTGCCATTCGAAGTTCCATTTCACGGCGATCCGCTCCCCCAAGGGATTGTTGTTTTGGACCACCAGGGGCAGGTAGGACAGCTTGACCGCCTCGACCTTCTCCACCAAGGGCAGGTCGTCCAGCGGCTCGGCCTTGCTGTCCTGCTCGCCGCCGACCTTGTGCGGGATGATGGCGACCCGGAGGTCTTTATGCCCTCCCGCGCTGGACACATACAAGCGGAAGCGGTACAGCCCGCCCACCTTGACCTGCTCGGGCAAGGCCGCCACATATTCCAAGGAATCCGGCCCGCCCTTGAAGGCGAAATCGATCTCGCCATCCTTGCGGGTACCCGCCACCGGCAACAAACCGCCCATATGGCCGCGCAGGAAATTCAGCACCACGAACATGCGGCTGGCCTTGGCCATGCGCTCCTCGCCCGCGTCCCAGCTTTCCGCGCTGATCCTGAGGCTCCCGGTCAGGAGCAGCATCATGATCGACAGCAAGGTCGCGCCGATGATGACTTCGAGCAGGGTGAAACCGGCCTGTCGCCGCGCGTTCATCGCACGCTCCCGGCGGGCTTGTCCTGCAACAAGCGCAAGGTGGTGAGATCGAAGGCGCGGGGATCGTTTTCGTCGCCCCATTCGATGCTCAGCGTCACCCAATAGGGCTTGAAACCGATATTGACGTTCTCGCCTTCGAAGGGATAGGGCTCGACCTTCAAGGTCCAGTGGTAGGCTTCGCCGATTTCGCCCTGGGTTTCGCCCGGCTCCAGGGGCGTCTCGATCCCGAGGCCGGCAAACATCGATTCCGCCACCACGATGGCCCGCGAATATTCATCCGCCGTGGCGGCGATGCGCCCGGCCCCGCCGAAGATGCGCAGCAAGACGCCCAAGGTCAGCGCCATGATCGAGAACGCCACCAAAATCTCGATC includes:
- a CDS encoding general secretion pathway protein GspK — translated: MPHVPPLRQRGLALILVLWVITLMTIMAGSYALSTRREAALLTHAHERAKAVALADGGVHYAMLMLMLPNPKLRWRADGTEYVWGSEQARVRIRVYDEGGKVDLNAATPTTLRGLFNLLLHDDDKAMALADAIQDWRDPDDLKGMHGAEAPEYEAAGLKTLPQNRNFLVLEELRGVLGMTPELYRKLQPWLTLYSSQDGLNPAKASREVLSALLNGDQGALETYLMQRSQAQVGAPPPPPPPPPPGLKFHQVGDMSYTVEAASEFADQPGSGVRATIKRGRGMDGSPFTYLTWRARTTPPPKLGQEPNPAGE
- a CDS encoding prepilin-type N-terminal cleavage/methylation domain-containing protein, yielding MNARRQAGFTLLEVIIGATLLSIMMLLLTGSLRISAESWDAGEERMAKASRMFVVLNFLRGHMGGLLPVAGTRKDGEIDFAFKGGPDSLEYVAALPEQVKVGGLYRFRLYVSSAGGHKDLRVAIIPHKVGGEQDSKAEPLDDLPLVEKVEAVKLSYLPLVVQNNNPLGERIAVKWNFEWQEPQLPALVRLEITPENEDPWPALVIAPKIQMLR
- a CDS encoding type IV pilus modification PilV family protein; translated protein: MRIERGQRGFSLIEILVAFSIMALTLGVLLRIFGGAGRIAATADEYSRAIVVAESMFAGLGIETPLEPGETQGEIGEAYHWTLKVEPYPFEGENVNIGFKPYWVTLSIEWGDENDPRAFDLTTLRLLQDKPAGSVR